Proteins co-encoded in one Desulfitobacterium hafniense DCB-2 genomic window:
- the istA gene encoding IS21 family transposase, with amino-acid sequence MLEMVDKEYIRKKHFVEGWSIRKISRNLNLARQTIRKALKDSNIPQYNLTKDRPSPVLEPYKEIIREWLKQDESAPPKQRHTARKIYDRLREEHGFTGGESTVRTFVQKEKKKYVEMFIPLTADWGEQAQVDWGRAKVYIGGKYTEVCLFCLRLKASLVPFVWASPTERLEAFLEGHKRAFEWLGGVPASLVYDNPKTAVTKILKGPHRQEHAVFSSLRAHYLFDSDFCNPASGNEKGTVENLVKFVRRNAMVPVPHVSSLDELNEQLLRWCEKQRQARIKEWEQEREGLRPLPSVPFKCSRTHMVSSSRLLLFQLDRNHYSVPVEYGNRHLRVEAFVERIEVYDSTKLVTVHERTYSRGEKVMKLEHYLPIIKTKPRAAKNALVVRKLPEVYQKLRVRLCSKDPEGYREFAKILLLNLEFRFEDVLAAVEEGLQQHCPTRV; translated from the coding sequence ATGTTAGAGATGGTCGATAAAGAGTATATCAGAAAAAAGCACTTTGTTGAAGGGTGGTCTATCCGGAAGATTAGTCGCAACCTGAATTTAGCCCGGCAAACCATACGAAAGGCCCTTAAAGATTCCAATATACCTCAATATAACCTTACTAAGGACAGGCCCTCACCCGTTCTAGAACCCTATAAAGAGATTATTCGTGAGTGGTTAAAGCAAGATGAATCCGCACCACCTAAACAAAGACATACAGCAAGAAAGATTTATGACCGCCTAAGAGAAGAACATGGATTTACAGGCGGAGAATCTACTGTTAGGACCTTTGTTCAAAAGGAAAAGAAAAAGTATGTTGAGATGTTCATCCCTTTAACTGCGGATTGGGGTGAACAAGCTCAGGTCGATTGGGGTAGAGCTAAAGTCTACATCGGCGGTAAATATACAGAAGTATGCCTGTTCTGTCTGAGGTTAAAAGCGAGCCTTGTCCCTTTTGTTTGGGCTTCCCCTACGGAAAGATTGGAAGCCTTTCTTGAAGGGCATAAAAGAGCTTTCGAGTGGTTAGGAGGAGTTCCAGCAAGCTTGGTCTATGACAATCCAAAAACCGCTGTAACCAAGATCCTTAAGGGTCCACATCGCCAAGAACATGCCGTCTTTTCAAGCCTAAGAGCCCATTACTTATTTGACAGTGATTTTTGTAATCCAGCCAGTGGAAACGAAAAAGGGACCGTTGAAAATCTCGTCAAGTTTGTGCGGCGTAACGCGATGGTTCCAGTTCCTCACGTCAGTTCCCTTGATGAGCTCAATGAGCAGCTTCTTCGTTGGTGTGAGAAACAACGACAAGCCCGGATTAAGGAATGGGAGCAAGAACGAGAAGGTCTAAGACCTCTTCCATCCGTACCTTTTAAGTGCTCGCGAACTCATATGGTGTCCTCAAGTCGATTGCTTCTTTTTCAACTGGACCGTAACCATTACTCTGTGCCGGTTGAATACGGAAATCGCCATCTTAGAGTAGAAGCGTTTGTTGAACGGATTGAGGTGTATGACTCCACTAAGCTGGTCACGGTCCATGAGCGCACCTACAGCCGTGGCGAGAAAGTGATGAAGTTAGAGCATTACTTGCCCATCATTAAAACCAAACCTCGCGCTGCAAAAAATGCTTTAGTGGTCAGAAAGCTTCCTGAAGTCTACCAAAAACTTAGAGTTAGGCTTTGTAGTAAAGATCCCGAAGGATACCGTGAATTCGCTAAGATATTGCTGCTAAATCTTGAATTTCGCTTTGAAGATGTCCTAGCGGCAGTAGAAGAAGGTCTTCAGCAACACTGCCCAACTCGAGTTTGA
- a CDS encoding VanZ family protein, protein MQDKEGQNNLRLILIISWAVVFLWMGIIFYLSAQVAAQSDELSQGIAERLLSAVAKAFPGLNVDYIQSNFIVRKSAHFLTYLVLSVLTMNALRRSGIKGMQQIAIAIGICVLYAISDEFHQLFVPGRSGQLKDVLLDSGGAIVGAALYRLFGRRG, encoded by the coding sequence ATGCAGGATAAAGAAGGACAAAATAACTTAAGATTAATCCTTATCATCTCATGGGCGGTCGTCTTCCTTTGGATGGGTATCATCTTTTATCTGTCCGCTCAAGTGGCGGCTCAGTCCGATGAACTAAGCCAAGGGATCGCGGAAAGGCTGCTTAGTGCTGTCGCTAAGGCCTTTCCAGGGTTGAATGTGGATTACATCCAGTCAAATTTCATTGTCAGGAAATCTGCTCATTTCTTAACATATTTAGTTCTCAGTGTATTGACCATGAATGCCTTAAGAAGGAGCGGCATCAAAGGAATGCAGCAAATCGCCATTGCCATAGGGATCTGCGTTCTCTATGCAATTAGTGATGAGTTCCATCAGCTCTTTGTTCCGGGGCGCAGCGGTCAGCTTAAGGATGTGCTCCTCGATAGTGGGGGAGCTATTGTAGGTGCCGCTCTATATAGATTGTTCGGGAGGAGAGGATAA
- a CDS encoding IS1634 family transposase yields MFARIKTAYNRDGSPRRYLQLVESRREEGKVRQKVLCNLGRVEDLQNGKLDDLIRSLAKFSDTLAVVDAAEDLFADWSKEFGPSMVFRRLWENLGLHKIFAGLFNERDLSIDVQEAIFCMVLNRLTEPTSKLGVSDWKDSVYRPEFESLKLHHFYRAIDFLDENKDTLEEQLFFHHTNLFTQQLDLVFFDTTSTYVQGDAGAFDLLEYGHSKDHRPDRLQVMIGILMSRDGIPIAHHVFPGNTPDTDAFIEAVSDLKKRFTIQRVIVVGDRGMMGKRTLELLEELQLHYILGVRMRNIKAGPELAASAQPYPFVKDNLKVKEVLHQEKRYIVCLNEEEAKRDQLVREHIEMKLRSKLEHGGIKDLIGHSEYKKYINVTAEAATINTDKLKQAAVFDGLYILQTNTELPTEEVATAYRDLWQIERAFRNLKSTLDLRPVYHWKERRISGHIMLCFLALVIQIRFQKLLENCASEYGYTEVIRALRKVHAVKLKLKDQDHLVRTEIHGAAAMAFKAVGLRIPERVQEM; encoded by the coding sequence ATGTTTGCGCGAATTAAAACTGCCTACAACCGGGACGGCTCACCACGCCGTTACCTTCAACTTGTTGAGAGTCGGCGCGAAGAGGGTAAAGTTCGTCAGAAAGTCCTTTGTAACTTGGGGAGAGTGGAGGATCTCCAAAATGGGAAACTTGACGACCTTATTCGCTCTCTGGCGAAGTTCTCCGATACGCTCGCAGTGGTTGATGCTGCGGAAGATCTCTTTGCGGATTGGAGCAAAGAATTTGGTCCTTCTATGGTCTTTCGTCGGCTTTGGGAAAACCTTGGTCTCCATAAAATTTTTGCCGGGCTCTTTAACGAGAGAGACTTGAGCATCGATGTTCAAGAAGCTATTTTTTGTATGGTCTTAAATCGTTTGACAGAGCCTACCAGTAAATTGGGAGTTAGCGATTGGAAAGATTCCGTCTATCGCCCTGAATTTGAAAGTTTAAAGCTTCACCACTTCTATAGAGCCATTGACTTTCTCGATGAAAACAAAGACACTCTCGAAGAGCAATTATTTTTTCACCATACCAACCTGTTCACGCAGCAGCTGGATTTGGTGTTCTTTGATACCACCTCCACGTATGTCCAAGGAGATGCCGGAGCCTTTGACCTCTTGGAATACGGGCATTCCAAGGATCATCGTCCCGACCGCCTTCAGGTCATGATAGGTATATTAATGTCCAGAGACGGGATTCCCATAGCTCATCATGTGTTCCCAGGAAACACGCCGGATACGGATGCCTTTATTGAGGCTGTAAGTGATTTGAAAAAGCGCTTTACTATCCAGCGAGTCATTGTCGTTGGGGATCGGGGCATGATGGGGAAACGAACCTTGGAACTGCTTGAAGAATTGCAACTTCACTACATCCTTGGGGTTCGTATGCGTAATATAAAGGCTGGTCCAGAGCTTGCAGCATCTGCGCAACCTTATCCCTTCGTGAAGGATAATCTAAAGGTTAAAGAAGTCCTCCATCAGGAGAAACGTTATATTGTGTGCTTAAACGAAGAGGAAGCCAAACGCGATCAGCTCGTCCGAGAACACATTGAGATGAAACTGAGAAGCAAGCTGGAACATGGGGGCATTAAGGATTTAATCGGCCATAGTGAATACAAAAAATATATCAATGTGACTGCCGAAGCAGCAACGATTAATACCGATAAATTGAAGCAAGCTGCTGTTTTCGATGGACTCTATATCCTACAAACCAATACCGAGCTCCCAACGGAAGAGGTAGCCACAGCGTATCGTGACTTATGGCAGATAGAACGGGCCTTCCGGAATCTCAAGAGTACTCTCGACTTACGCCCTGTTTACCACTGGAAAGAAAGGCGAATCTCTGGTCACATCATGCTTTGCTTTTTAGCCCTGGTGATACAGATCAGGTTCCAGAAACTCCTGGAAAACTGCGCAAGCGAGTATGGCTATACGGAGGTAATAAGAGCTTTAAGAAAAGTTCATGCCGTTAAGCTTAAACTAAAGGACCAGGATCATTTAGTCAGAACGGAAATCCATGGAGCAGCGGCTATGGCCTTTAAGGCAGTAGGGCTTCGGATTCCTGAACGAGTACAGGAGATGTAA
- the galE gene encoding UDP-glucose 4-epimerase GalE: MKKILVSGGAGYIGSHTVQALAEAGYGPVVLDSLITGHRKAVSEDIPFYHGDIADEGLVTDIINKEEVRAVIHFAARSLVGESVQKPDLYFEENTAKTNRFVSTLLQGGVNTIVFSSTAAAYGNPEEIPIPEESHPEPINPYGASKLMIEQSFYWLEQAYGLKWMALRYFNAAGAAWDGSLGEAHTPETHLIPLVLKTALGQREAISIFGTDYKTPDGTCIRDYIHVLDLAEAHIRALEALEQGVPCGAYNVGTGTGYSVREVLAMAGKVTGLDIPVLEAPRREGDPDRLVAKVEKIQRRLGWQARYSDLETIIKTAWQWHQKHPHGYGD, translated from the coding sequence ATGAAAAAGATTTTAGTATCAGGCGGGGCAGGGTATATCGGCAGCCATACGGTTCAGGCTTTGGCTGAAGCCGGCTATGGGCCGGTGGTTCTGGACAGTTTAATCACCGGACACAGGAAAGCTGTAAGCGAGGATATTCCTTTTTATCATGGGGATATAGCCGACGAAGGGCTTGTCACAGACATCATAAACAAGGAAGAAGTCCGTGCAGTGATCCATTTTGCCGCCCGGAGCCTGGTGGGGGAATCGGTGCAAAAGCCGGATCTTTATTTTGAAGAAAATACGGCGAAGACCAATCGTTTTGTCAGCACCTTACTGCAAGGCGGCGTGAACACCATTGTTTTTTCCTCGACAGCCGCCGCTTATGGCAATCCTGAAGAAATTCCGATTCCGGAAGAGTCCCACCCAGAGCCGATTAACCCTTATGGGGCTTCAAAGCTGATGATAGAGCAGTCCTTTTATTGGTTGGAGCAGGCTTATGGTTTAAAGTGGATGGCTCTGCGCTATTTTAACGCGGCAGGAGCGGCCTGGGACGGCTCTCTGGGGGAGGCTCATACACCGGAGACCCATCTGATTCCCCTGGTCCTCAAAACGGCCCTGGGACAAAGAGAGGCCATCTCCATTTTTGGCACCGATTATAAGACTCCCGATGGAACTTGTATCCGGGATTACATCCATGTCCTGGATCTGGCGGAGGCTCATATCCGGGCTTTGGAAGCCCTGGAACAAGGGGTGCCCTGCGGTGCTTATAATGTGGGAACCGGAACAGGGTATTCCGTACGGGAAGTGCTCGCCATGGCCGGGAAGGTGACCGGCCTGGATATTCCCGTTCTGGAGGCTCCCCGCAGAGAGGGGGATCCGGATAGGTTGGTGGCCAAAGTCGAGAAGATCCAAAGAAGGTTAGGGTGGCAGGCTCGCTATAGTGATCTGGAGACCATTATCAAGACGGCCTGGCAGTGGCATCAAAAACATCCCCATGGCTATGGGGATTGA